Within the Nitratireductor basaltis genome, the region TCAAGCAACACATTCCTCATGTCCGGCGGTACTATTGACGACAACCTTACCGCCATGGGCGGTCGCGGCGACGTTAATACGCTGACGATTTCTGATGGAGAGATCGGCGGGAGGATCGGTACGAACAACGCTCACGACCATGTCACCATCACGGGCGGCAGTGTCGCGGGCAACATCACGCTGGAAGACAATTCCGACCGCTTCATCTGGAATGGCGGCGGCACTCTTGGCGGTTCGGTGGAGCTTGAGGCGGAAGACGACCAGGCGGAACTGACCAATCTGAACCTTGCACTGACCAGCGGCCCTACCCTTCTTTCCGGCGGCACCGGCACAGATAGCCTGACCCTCACTGACGTGGACTGGACGGGTGCTGCACGCATCACCGAGTGGGAAAGCATCACGCTTTCAGGAGCCACCCTGCTCGATCTGGGCGGTGAAGCGCTGGTTCTCGGCGACGCCGGCACGCAAACCGGCAGTCTGGAAATCACACCGACCAGCGTCATTTCAGGTGCAGGCAGCGCTTCAGGCTCGATTTCCAGCTTCGTGTCCAGCTCTTTGGCGCAGGTGAACAATCGCGGTCGCCTGACCATGCAGGATGGCATTGCGGGCGACCGCATCACCATCACAGGCAACTATACCGGCCATGATGCAGTGCTGAGCCTGGACACCGTTCTTGCAGGCGACGATGCCGCTAGCGACATGCTCGTAGTGGACCGAGGTGCGGCTGACGGATCGACCACGCTTGCCATTGTCAATGCCGGTGGAACCGGTGCGGCAACGCTCAGCAATGGCATCAAGGTCGTGGATACCACCAATGGTGCCACGACGACCGCGGGTGCTTTCGCGATTCCGGCACCTCTTACCGCTGGCGCGTTCGAATATCGCCTGTTTCGCGGTGGGTTGACCAGCGGAAGCGAGGAAATGTGGTACCTGCGCTCCACGATGATGACACCACCCGAACCTGCTCCAACGCCCGCGGACCCGACGCCGTCCCCCATCCCCGCACCGCAGCCGGCACCCACACCTGCCGCAGGCCGAGAGATCGCGCTGCCGACCGCGGCAGCAACACCTCCCAATGGAGGTGCGGCACCGCTTGCGCCTGTCGCCGCCTCGACACTTGCCGCACTGACGCCGCAGTCTCCGCCTCCACCTGCAATGGCAGAAGCGGAAGTCGTTCCTATTATCCGGCCGGAAGTGCCACTTCACGCTGCAGTGCCGCCACTGGCGCAGGTTCTCGGGCAGGCCACGCTTGCGACATTCCATGAAAGGCGCGGCGAGGAAGACCATCTCGAGAAAGGTATGGCTGCAAACAGCTGGCTTCGCATATTCGGAGAGCACATCGACACGCGATGGGACGGTATTGTTGCACTGGGCTTCGAGGGGAACCTCTACGGCGTACAGATCGGGCAGGATATGGTGGGCCGTGAATGGTCCAATGGTCATGAGACCCATTTCGGCCTGATTGCCGGCTACAGCCGGTTGACGGGCGACCTCTCCGGTAGCGCGCTCGGTTGGTCAGGCCTTGAGGTCGGAACCGCGGATCTCTCGCTGATTACCGTCGGCGGCAGCCTTGCCCATATGGCAGCTTCAGGCTGGTATGTGGATGGTGTTGCCCTTTTTGGCTGGCTTGACGGCACGACGGGTTCCTACCGCGACACTGGCATCGAGGTGGAAGGAGAAACGATCCTGCTTTCGGCAGAGGCTGGAATGCGGTTCGCCCTCAATGACCGCTGGAACCTGCACCCCAACGCGCAGCTTGCATGGCAACATGTCTCACTCGACCCCGCTCATGACGGGCTTGCCGGCGTGAATTTCGAAGACATGGCAGGCTTCACCGCTCGTGCGGGCCTGCGTCTCGAAGGAGAGCTTGGAGAACAGCAGGTGCTGCGACCCGTTCTCACAGCCGACCTAACTCACAGCTTTGGCGAGGAAAGTGCGATCTGGCTCGGCGACAATCGTGTCACGACCGATCCGGACAATACGACGCTCGAATTCGGAGCAGGCTTCACGGCGCAACTCAATCCCAACATCCGCCTGCATGGCGAGGGACACTATGCTTTCGATATAGCGGGTGCAGAGCAGACCTCTCTCGGCGGCACGCTCGGTCTCACCGTCAACTGGTAGAACGCTTCCCGCCACGCATGCGCTTTTGCGACTGAGGCAGCGATGCTATCAGCTTGGTTGAACCTGACGCATGGCAAGGATGCTGCAGCATGAGCGATGGATGGGCGATCGGCCTGATGACGGGCACCGTTCTCGACGGCAATATCGATATCGCGATGCTGCGCACGGATGGGGAACGGATTTTCGAGTTCGGCCCCTATGAATTGGTGGCCTATCCCGCAGGCATCGTACCGCTGTTGCGGGAAGCCATGCAGGCAGCAATACAGTGGCGCTTCGTTGGCAGCGAGCCGGAAATCTTCGCCAGGGCCGAGCGCGCCCTGACCACGGCCCAGTCAGAGGCGGTGAACGCCTTCCTGTCGCGCCACGGCTTTGAAGCGAAGCAGATATCCGCAATCGGATTCCACGGACAAACAGTGCTGCATGTAGCGCCACAGAATGGTGTCAAAGGACAGACGCGACAGTTGGGCGACGGCGCCTTGATGGCCGACATTACCGGCATCACAACCGTCCATGATTTTCGCAGTGCCGATATCAAGGCTGGCGGTCAGGGAGCACCACTCGCACCCGTCTACCACCGAGCGCTGCTTGAGCAGATCGGCGCGGGCGCGGATACGGCCATTTTGAACCTGGGTGGCGTGGCCAATATAAGCTGGTGCCGGGGAAGCGAAATGGCCGCCTTCGACACCGGTCCTGCCAATGCCCCGGTCAATGACTGGGTGCGTGAACATACCGGGGGGGAGATGGATCGCGACGGCGCGATTGCCGCGCAAGGACAGGTGGACGAGGCGCTGCTGGAGACGCTTCTGGCTCATCCCTACATGACACAGCGCTATCCAAAATCGCTCGACCGCAACGATTTTACGTCGAGTATGGCTGGAAACCTAAGCCTTGAAGACGGTGCGGCGACCCTGACCGCATTCTCTGCGGCAGCCGTGGGCAAGGCGCTCGATCTTCTGCCGCAACGCCCCACGCGCCTTATCCTTTGCGGCGGCGGACGGAAAAACCCGTACCTGAAGCGGGCCATTGCGGATCGGGCGCAGGTCGAAGCATGCGTGGCAGAGGACGTTGGCTTGCGCGGCGATGCGATAGAAGCCGAGTGCTTCGCCTATCTCGCCATGCGCAGCCTGCGCGACCTGCCGCTCAGCTATCCGGCCACCACCGGTGTCAGTGCACCGATCTGCGGCGGCAAGATCGAAGCGCGCGCATAAACTTTTCCAACACCACCTTCCTGGCGGCACAATGTCACAAGCCACCGATCATGCGGCCTGCAGGGCGTTCCGGAAAAGTGGAAGACGATCAGGCAGTTGAGGCGCTCGAATTACCGGCAATAAGACTTTGAATGTGGCGATCCCGGCAGGATTCGAACCTGCGACCATCGGCTTAGAAGGTCGAAACCCTACATTGTTTTCATTGATATTTTCTGCTCTATGTTGCGTCTATGTTGCATTCATCCGAGCAAAGCGCTGGCAGCATCGGCCATTTCCTTGCCGTCATCCTTGCGCGGGAACAGGTGAGAATAAACGTCTGCAGTGACCGCGATGGATGAGTGCCCCATGCGCGCCTGCACCGTCTTCATGTCGAGACTGAGCCCGCCTGCCTCTTTGGGGTTGATGAGCCATGAGGCATAGAAGTGCCTGAGCGCGTGCAGGCCGGTATAGGGCAGCCCTGCCTTCTTCATCGCTGGTTTCAGGCCACGGTTCACGACATTGGAATGTGATTCCGGATTGCCCTTTCCATTCGGGAAAACCAGATCCCCAGGCGGACAAGCAACCTTCCATTCCTTCAGCGTGTTGACCACGACAGGCGGGACCGGAACCGTCCGCTGCCCTGCATGTGACTTGGTGGAGCCGATTTCTCCCCACTTGTCTGCACGCTGCCTGACCGTGATCGTCGCCTTCTCCAATTCCACATCCTGCCAGCGCAAGCCCCTCAGTTCTGAGGAGCGCAAGCCGCTGAAGACCGCAGTGAGCAGGATCGGGCGCCAACGTCCCTCCAGCGCGCTCAGGAAGGCCCTGATCTCATCCGGTGCGGGAATATCCACTCCCACCTCCAAAAGCTTCCTCTTGCGCTTCTCTGCCCCGTTGCGACGGCGAGACATTTCCTTCACGGCATTGCGTGTGACAAGGCCCCTCTCCTGCGCATCCGAGAGCAAAGCCCCGAGGGCAGTCATTGCCTTGCCGACCATGGCAGGTGATCGACCTTCAGACCGCAGCTTGTCTGCAAAGGCCCGGGCGGCAGGAACGGTGATCTTGGTCAGCTTCTCATCACCGATGAAGGGCACGATGTGGAGATTGAGCCGCTGGCGATAGGCTTCGATGGTGGAGCGCTCCAGTCCAGCAGCCTCGCTGCTTTCAATCCACAGCTCCCCTGCCCGCTGGACCGTTACCGTATCGCGTTCTGCAACATGAACTCCTTCGCGTATCTCAACGGCTGCCGTGGCTGCGAACTGGTCGGCTTCCTTCTTCTTCGCGAAAGTCTTCAGCCGGCGCTTGCCCCGTGCATCGGTGTAGTCGACCACCCAGGCAGTCTTTTCCTCACCCTTGCCGTTGATCCAGGTGCGCTTACGGACGGACATCATCAATCCTCCCATGGCTGGCGCGGCACCTTCTCCGAAGCCTCAGAGGAGTTGTCGACTTCGATTGCCGCTAGGCCCGATGCGAGCACGCGGGCGAACTCAGACCTGTCACCGTCCGCTAGTATAGCCTCCCCCAATGAGCGTGCGAGGATCGACAGTGTCCGATAGGTTTCACGCTGCAGCTGCAGCAATCGTTCCTGATTGTTTAGCATCTCAAACAAGCTGCTGCGCTCTTCATACAAGCGAGCGATCTCGTCGGATTGGGATTCGACCTCACCCTCCAGCTTTGCCAGTTCGCTATCAACCTGAGCCCAG harbors:
- a CDS encoding autotransporter domain-containing protein; translated protein: MMRGIRSGCGTSAIALVAAAGGTLLAASPATAACGPTAGTSDTYVCDSGTMAGGLTDTVGDNSLTFPDGGNGTIDGDVEFGSGADRLDMRSGRVTGNFDQGSGIDIFEMSGGVIDGAVNQGGGEDIFRMSGGQIGSLNQSGDLDEFYMTGGRILGNFNAGDYGEMSGGRIGSVSLVGSSNTFLMSGGTIDDNLTAMGGRGDVNTLTISDGEIGGRIGTNNAHDHVTITGGSVAGNITLEDNSDRFIWNGGGTLGGSVELEAEDDQAELTNLNLALTSGPTLLSGGTGTDSLTLTDVDWTGAARITEWESITLSGATLLDLGGEALVLGDAGTQTGSLEITPTSVISGAGSASGSISSFVSSSLAQVNNRGRLTMQDGIAGDRITITGNYTGHDAVLSLDTVLAGDDAASDMLVVDRGAADGSTTLAIVNAGGTGAATLSNGIKVVDTTNGATTTAGAFAIPAPLTAGAFEYRLFRGGLTSGSEEMWYLRSTMMTPPEPAPTPADPTPSPIPAPQPAPTPAAGREIALPTAAATPPNGGAAPLAPVAASTLAALTPQSPPPPAMAEAEVVPIIRPEVPLHAAVPPLAQVLGQATLATFHERRGEEDHLEKGMAANSWLRIFGEHIDTRWDGIVALGFEGNLYGVQIGQDMVGREWSNGHETHFGLIAGYSRLTGDLSGSALGWSGLEVGTADLSLITVGGSLAHMAASGWYVDGVALFGWLDGTTGSYRDTGIEVEGETILLSAEAGMRFALNDRWNLHPNAQLAWQHVSLDPAHDGLAGVNFEDMAGFTARAGLRLEGELGEQQVLRPVLTADLTHSFGEESAIWLGDNRVTTDPDNTTLEFGAGFTAQLNPNIRLHGEGHYAFDIAGAEQTSLGGTLGLTVNW
- a CDS encoding anhydro-N-acetylmuramic acid kinase, coding for MSDGWAIGLMTGTVLDGNIDIAMLRTDGERIFEFGPYELVAYPAGIVPLLREAMQAAIQWRFVGSEPEIFARAERALTTAQSEAVNAFLSRHGFEAKQISAIGFHGQTVLHVAPQNGVKGQTRQLGDGALMADITGITTVHDFRSADIKAGGQGAPLAPVYHRALLEQIGAGADTAILNLGGVANISWCRGSEMAAFDTGPANAPVNDWVREHTGGEMDRDGAIAAQGQVDEALLETLLAHPYMTQRYPKSLDRNDFTSSMAGNLSLEDGAATLTAFSAAAVGKALDLLPQRPTRLILCGGGRKNPYLKRAIADRAQVEACVAEDVGLRGDAIEAECFAYLAMRSLRDLPLSYPATTGVSAPICGGKIEARA
- a CDS encoding tyrosine-type recombinase/integrase encodes the protein MSVRKRTWINGKGEEKTAWVVDYTDARGKRRLKTFAKKKEADQFAATAAVEIREGVHVAERDTVTVQRAGELWIESSEAAGLERSTIEAYRQRLNLHIVPFIGDEKLTKITVPAARAFADKLRSEGRSPAMVGKAMTALGALLSDAQERGLVTRNAVKEMSRRRNGAEKRKRKLLEVGVDIPAPDEIRAFLSALEGRWRPILLTAVFSGLRSSELRGLRWQDVELEKATITVRQRADKWGEIGSTKSHAGQRTVPVPPVVVNTLKEWKVACPPGDLVFPNGKGNPESHSNVVNRGLKPAMKKAGLPYTGLHALRHFYASWLINPKEAGGLSLDMKTVQARMGHSSIAVTADVYSHLFPRKDDGKEMADAASALLG
- a CDS encoding Arc family DNA-binding protein; amino-acid sequence: MAKVSRGSEQAMIRLPDGLRDQLKAAAEQNGRSMNAEIIWRIENYQKAQAAWAQVDSELAKLEGEVESQSDEIARLYEERSSLFEMLNNQERLLQLQRETYRTLSILARSLGEAILADGDRSEFARVLASGLAAIEVDNSSEASEKVPRQPWED